A region from the Hydra vulgaris chromosome 10, alternate assembly HydraT2T_AEP genome encodes:
- the LOC136085735 gene encoding uncharacterized protein LOC136085735 isoform X1: MNILQFCCIFISFNFAFTSFLTELFELNDEQQEKLPNKKFGESIKKVSCLFTKVHIFEKNLNNSKQNGAVDGLVEKELNHYFNKLKNSTEIRTLKSSGIEYKDYPKFVATIQHWIEGTSNGENDIYKELFLNDHKQENEMFIDPKDAKEKEMEEWVKKNFVKEHTEYNRFSKDEAHNVNKNTLEIQDKRSSLLKKTEQRFNKKYRKMGEILQKNNSTELLDNKNQWRQTKGILEQRMNKIAKLIGEK, from the exons ATGAATATTTTGCAGTTTTGTTGCATCTTTATTAGCTTCAATTTTG cttttacCAGTTTTTTGACAGAATTGTTTGAGCTGAACGACGAGCAACAGGAAAAGTTGCCAAATAAGAAATTTGgagaaagtataaaaaag GTTTCTTGTTTGTTTACAAAGGTacacatttttgaaaagaatttgaATAACTCTAAACAAAATGGAGCTGTTGATGGATTGGTGGAAAAAGAAttgaatcattattttaataaactgaaaaataGTACAGAGATTAGAA ctctTAAATCATCTGGGATTGAATATAAAGACTATCCTAAATTTGTAGCCACTATTCAGC ATTGGATAGAAGGCACATCTAATGGAGAAAATGATATTTACAAGgaactgtttttaaatgatCATAAACAAGAAAATGAAATGTTTATCGACCCAAAAG atgcaaaagaaaaagaaatggaAGAATgggttaaaaaaaactttgtgaaaGAGCACACAGAGTACAATAGATTTTCAAAAGATGAAGCtcataatgtaaataaaaacactttggAAATTCAAGATAAAAG gtcaagcttgttaaaaaaaacagaacaaaggtttaacaagaaatatagaaaaatgggCGAAATTCTTCaa aaaaataattctaCTGAACTTTTGGACAATAAAAATCAATGGCGACAAACAAAAGGTATTTTGGAACAACGGATGAATAAAATTGCGAAATTAATCGGGGAAAAGTGA
- the LOC136085735 gene encoding uncharacterized protein LOC136085735 isoform X5, with translation MNILQFCCIFISFNFAFTSFLTELFELNDEQQEKLPNKKFGESIKKVSCLFTKVHIFEKNLNNSKQNGAVDGLVEKELNHYFNKLKNSTEIRTLKSSGIEYKDYPKFVATIQHWIEGTSNGENDIYKELFLNDHKQENEMFIDPKDAKEKEMEEWVKKNFVKEHTEYNRFSKDEAHNVNKNTLEIQDKRKIILLNFWTIKINGDKQKVFWNNG, from the exons ATGAATATTTTGCAGTTTTGTTGCATCTTTATTAGCTTCAATTTTG cttttacCAGTTTTTTGACAGAATTGTTTGAGCTGAACGACGAGCAACAGGAAAAGTTGCCAAATAAGAAATTTGgagaaagtataaaaaag GTTTCTTGTTTGTTTACAAAGGTacacatttttgaaaagaatttgaATAACTCTAAACAAAATGGAGCTGTTGATGGATTGGTGGAAAAAGAAttgaatcattattttaataaactgaaaaataGTACAGAGATTAGAA ctctTAAATCATCTGGGATTGAATATAAAGACTATCCTAAATTTGTAGCCACTATTCAGC ATTGGATAGAAGGCACATCTAATGGAGAAAATGATATTTACAAGgaactgtttttaaatgatCATAAACAAGAAAATGAAATGTTTATCGACCCAAAAG atgcaaaagaaaaagaaatggaAGAATgggttaaaaaaaactttgtgaaaGAGCACACAGAGTACAATAGATTTTCAAAAGATGAAGCtcataatgtaaataaaaacactttggAAATTCAAGATAAAAG aaaaataattctaCTGAACTTTTGGACAATAAAAATCAATGGCGACAAACAAAAGGTATTTTGGAACAACGGATGA
- the LOC136085735 gene encoding uncharacterized protein LOC136085735 isoform X4: MNILQFCCIFISFNFAFTSFLTELFELNDEQQEKLPNKKFGESIKKVHIFEKNLNNSKQNGAVDGLVEKELNHYFNKLKNSTEIRNWIEGTSNGENDIYKELFLNDHKQENEMFIDPKDAKEKEMEEWVKKNFVKEHTEYNRFSKDEAHNVNKNTLEIQDKRSSLLKKTEQRFNKKYRKMGEILQKNNSTELLDNKNQWRQTKGILEQRMNKIAKLIGEK, from the exons ATGAATATTTTGCAGTTTTGTTGCATCTTTATTAGCTTCAATTTTG cttttacCAGTTTTTTGACAGAATTGTTTGAGCTGAACGACGAGCAACAGGAAAAGTTGCCAAATAAGAAATTTGgagaaagtataaaaaag GTacacatttttgaaaagaatttgaATAACTCTAAACAAAATGGAGCTGTTGATGGATTGGTGGAAAAAGAAttgaatcattattttaataaactgaaaaataGTACAGAGATTAGAA ATTGGATAGAAGGCACATCTAATGGAGAAAATGATATTTACAAGgaactgtttttaaatgatCATAAACAAGAAAATGAAATGTTTATCGACCCAAAAG atgcaaaagaaaaagaaatggaAGAATgggttaaaaaaaactttgtgaaaGAGCACACAGAGTACAATAGATTTTCAAAAGATGAAGCtcataatgtaaataaaaacactttggAAATTCAAGATAAAAG gtcaagcttgttaaaaaaaacagaacaaaggtttaacaagaaatatagaaaaatgggCGAAATTCTTCaa aaaaataattctaCTGAACTTTTGGACAATAAAAATCAATGGCGACAAACAAAAGGTATTTTGGAACAACGGATGAATAAAATTGCGAAATTAATCGGGGAAAAGTGA
- the LOC136085735 gene encoding uncharacterized protein LOC136085735 isoform X3 → MNILQFCCIFISFNFAFTSFLTELFELNDEQQEKLPNKKFGESIKKVSCLFTKVHIFEKNLNNSKQNGAVDGLVEKELNHYFNKLKNSTEIRNWIEGTSNGENDIYKELFLNDHKQENEMFIDPKDAKEKEMEEWVKKNFVKEHTEYNRFSKDEAHNVNKNTLEIQDKRSSLLKKTEQRFNKKYRKMGEILQKNNSTELLDNKNQWRQTKGILEQRMNKIAKLIGEK, encoded by the exons ATGAATATTTTGCAGTTTTGTTGCATCTTTATTAGCTTCAATTTTG cttttacCAGTTTTTTGACAGAATTGTTTGAGCTGAACGACGAGCAACAGGAAAAGTTGCCAAATAAGAAATTTGgagaaagtataaaaaag GTTTCTTGTTTGTTTACAAAGGTacacatttttgaaaagaatttgaATAACTCTAAACAAAATGGAGCTGTTGATGGATTGGTGGAAAAAGAAttgaatcattattttaataaactgaaaaataGTACAGAGATTAGAA ATTGGATAGAAGGCACATCTAATGGAGAAAATGATATTTACAAGgaactgtttttaaatgatCATAAACAAGAAAATGAAATGTTTATCGACCCAAAAG atgcaaaagaaaaagaaatggaAGAATgggttaaaaaaaactttgtgaaaGAGCACACAGAGTACAATAGATTTTCAAAAGATGAAGCtcataatgtaaataaaaacactttggAAATTCAAGATAAAAG gtcaagcttgttaaaaaaaacagaacaaaggtttaacaagaaatatagaaaaatgggCGAAATTCTTCaa aaaaataattctaCTGAACTTTTGGACAATAAAAATCAATGGCGACAAACAAAAGGTATTTTGGAACAACGGATGAATAAAATTGCGAAATTAATCGGGGAAAAGTGA
- the LOC136085735 gene encoding uncharacterized protein LOC136085735 isoform X2, translating to MNILQFCCIFISFNFAFTSFLTELFELNDEQQEKLPNKKFGESIKKVHIFEKNLNNSKQNGAVDGLVEKELNHYFNKLKNSTEIRTLKSSGIEYKDYPKFVATIQHWIEGTSNGENDIYKELFLNDHKQENEMFIDPKDAKEKEMEEWVKKNFVKEHTEYNRFSKDEAHNVNKNTLEIQDKRSSLLKKTEQRFNKKYRKMGEILQKNNSTELLDNKNQWRQTKGILEQRMNKIAKLIGEK from the exons ATGAATATTTTGCAGTTTTGTTGCATCTTTATTAGCTTCAATTTTG cttttacCAGTTTTTTGACAGAATTGTTTGAGCTGAACGACGAGCAACAGGAAAAGTTGCCAAATAAGAAATTTGgagaaagtataaaaaag GTacacatttttgaaaagaatttgaATAACTCTAAACAAAATGGAGCTGTTGATGGATTGGTGGAAAAAGAAttgaatcattattttaataaactgaaaaataGTACAGAGATTAGAA ctctTAAATCATCTGGGATTGAATATAAAGACTATCCTAAATTTGTAGCCACTATTCAGC ATTGGATAGAAGGCACATCTAATGGAGAAAATGATATTTACAAGgaactgtttttaaatgatCATAAACAAGAAAATGAAATGTTTATCGACCCAAAAG atgcaaaagaaaaagaaatggaAGAATgggttaaaaaaaactttgtgaaaGAGCACACAGAGTACAATAGATTTTCAAAAGATGAAGCtcataatgtaaataaaaacactttggAAATTCAAGATAAAAG gtcaagcttgttaaaaaaaacagaacaaaggtttaacaagaaatatagaaaaatgggCGAAATTCTTCaa aaaaataattctaCTGAACTTTTGGACAATAAAAATCAATGGCGACAAACAAAAGGTATTTTGGAACAACGGATGAATAAAATTGCGAAATTAATCGGGGAAAAGTGA